A genomic window from Candidatus Acididesulfobacter guangdongensis includes:
- a CDS encoding 4-hydroxy-3-methylbut-2-enyl diphosphate reductase yields MKITVAPSAGFCFGVKRAINLAIDSASKFDSELNTLGPIIHNPQVVSQLKDKKIFPVDTVDEIKSDKVIIRSHGIKSDVEDKILQKNITIIDATCPFVKRSQEYIKKAFQEGYFIIMVGDDKHPEVQSVISFADSARYKVVNRIEELEQIKFNEKIALISQTTQDINFYLSIICEVFKKTSKEIIVFNTICDATKLKQEEAALLSSESDIMIVVGGYNSANTNKLKNICKKIQNNTYHIETEAELESKWFKNAENIGITAGASTPDWIIEKVVEKIRSFDVL; encoded by the coding sequence ATGAAAATAACGGTAGCTCCGAGCGCAGGTTTTTGTTTCGGCGTAAAAAGAGCAATAAATCTTGCAATAGACAGCGCATCAAAGTTCGATTCCGAATTAAATACGCTTGGACCTATTATACATAACCCTCAAGTCGTCAGCCAGTTAAAAGACAAAAAAATATTTCCGGTAGATACCGTAGATGAAATTAAATCAGATAAAGTTATAATAAGGTCTCACGGCATTAAATCTGACGTCGAAGATAAAATTTTACAAAAAAATATTACTATAATCGACGCAACATGCCCATTTGTAAAAAGGTCACAGGAATATATAAAAAAAGCCTTTCAGGAAGGTTATTTTATAATAATGGTCGGGGACGACAAGCATCCCGAAGTTCAAAGCGTTATAAGTTTTGCAGATTCTGCAAGGTATAAAGTCGTAAACAGAATAGAAGAGCTTGAGCAGATAAAATTTAATGAAAAGATAGCGCTTATTTCACAAACAACGCAGGATATTAATTTTTATCTGTCTATAATTTGCGAGGTATTTAAAAAAACAAGTAAAGAGATTATAGTTTTTAATACTATTTGCGATGCTACAAAACTTAAACAGGAAGAAGCTGCCCTGCTTTCTTCAGAATCCGACATAATGATAGTAGTAGGAGGATATAATAGCGCTAACACGAATAAACTTAAAAATATCTGCAAGAAAATTCAAAATAATACATATCATATTGAAACTGAAGCGGAGCTTGAATCTAAATGGTTTAAGAACGCTGAAAATATCGGAATTACAGCAGGAGCTTCCACTCCGGATTGGATTATAGAAAAGGTTGTTGAAAAAATACGAAGTTTTGATGTATTATAA
- a CDS encoding 30S ribosomal protein S1, translated as MAQKNFKERINAGGELSEFELLLESYDNLSNPGLIRKGQIINIDDKYIYVNVGDKSDGIISIEEFVSEEGQPDITVTVGETIDVFVGQYDDKIGYLRLSKEKAKSLSILDDIEEMYTSGGIIKGTIVSKTKGGLIVDLNGVTAFLPGSQIDIKLTKDFDSYLGKTLDFVIINFNKKTCNIILSRRKIIEDDLKKIRENVVTEVNEGDIIEGIVKNITDYGVFVDLGGMDGLIYITDVSWKRISHPSEILYLGEKIKVKVIKYDKEKNRVSLGYKQLFPDPWENVTERHKVGDVVDGVIINITDYGAFVELEDDVEGLIHISEMAWDKKQSDPKLFVAKGEKIKVAIISIEPENRKMSLSMKQLTENPWDSIKNKYPVGTIVDTKVKNIFEFGVSVELEDNFDGFIKQSDISWTKRPKHPQEIYKKNDAVKAVIISIDDERQRIYLGIKQLTENPWKTVNERYSIGAKVEGKISNITEFGVFVCLEEGIEGLIHNSKIPENFIKDNNIEIGSNIVSEVISIESDDQKIGLSLVNAG; from the coding sequence ATGGCTCAAAAAAATTTTAAAGAGAGAATTAACGCAGGCGGTGAACTTTCAGAGTTTGAACTTTTATTAGAATCTTATGATAATTTATCTAATCCCGGATTAATCAGAAAAGGGCAGATTATCAACATCGACGACAAGTATATATATGTCAATGTAGGCGATAAGTCCGACGGAATTATTTCTATAGAAGAGTTTGTTTCTGAAGAAGGTCAACCAGATATTACGGTCACCGTTGGAGAAACAATTGATGTGTTTGTGGGTCAATACGACGATAAAATAGGCTACTTGAGACTATCTAAAGAAAAAGCGAAAAGTTTATCTATTCTTGATGATATAGAGGAAATGTATACCTCAGGCGGTATTATTAAGGGAACTATCGTATCTAAAACTAAAGGCGGATTAATAGTTGACCTTAACGGGGTTACCGCTTTTTTACCGGGCTCTCAAATTGATATTAAACTTACAAAAGATTTCGATAGCTATTTAGGTAAAACGCTTGATTTTGTAATAATAAATTTTAATAAGAAAACATGTAACATTATTCTTTCCAGACGTAAGATTATTGAAGACGATCTTAAAAAAATAAGAGAGAATGTCGTTACGGAAGTAAACGAAGGCGATATAATAGAAGGTATAGTCAAAAATATAACCGATTACGGAGTTTTTGTCGATCTTGGCGGTATGGACGGTTTAATCTATATAACAGATGTTTCATGGAAAAGAATTTCGCATCCGTCTGAAATTCTTTATCTGGGTGAAAAGATAAAAGTCAAGGTAATTAAATACGATAAAGAGAAAAATAGAGTATCGCTTGGCTATAAACAGCTTTTCCCTGACCCGTGGGAAAATGTTACCGAAAGACATAAAGTAGGCGATGTTGTGGACGGAGTAATAATAAATATCACTGATTACGGCGCTTTTGTAGAATTAGAAGACGATGTTGAAGGTTTAATCCATATTTCCGAAATGGCTTGGGATAAGAAACAATCCGACCCCAAACTGTTTGTTGCTAAAGGAGAAAAAATTAAAGTCGCTATTATCAGCATTGAACCTGAAAACAGAAAAATGTCTTTGAGCATGAAACAGCTAACGGAAAATCCATGGGACAGCATTAAAAACAAATATCCTGTGGGGACAATCGTAGATACAAAAGTTAAAAATATATTTGAATTTGGCGTATCTGTCGAGTTAGAAGACAACTTTGACGGATTTATTAAACAGAGCGACATCTCATGGACTAAAAGACCTAAGCATCCGCAGGAAATATATAAAAAAAATGATGCCGTTAAAGCTGTTATTATCAGTATTGACGATGAGCGCCAGAGGATATATCTGGGTATTAAGCAGTTAACGGAAAATCCGTGGAAAACTGTCAATGAACGGTATTCTATCGGCGCAAAAGTTGAAGGAAAAATCTCTAATATTACGGAATTCGGTGTTTTTGTATGTCTCGAGGAAGGTATAGAGGGATTAATACATAATTCAAAAATTCCTGAAAATTTTATTAAAGATAATAATATTGAAATTGGTTCCAATATAGTTTCTGAAGTAATTTCAATAGAATCTGACGATCAGAAAATCGGCCTTTCGCTTGTCAATGCCGGTTAA
- the sppA gene encoding signal peptide peptidase SppA — protein MSNSKHPFITGFVFLIVFVAVFGLGIYFILFNFQSKSAEYNVVRGTSAYAIGVINLDGPITSSSNFISLLNHYKHDSYVKAIVIKVDSPGGEVAPSQAMYEQLMKFKKYKKVVVSMGSVAASGAYYISSAANKIVAEPGTLTGSIGVIMEMPNVYKLFKKVGISYNYIVSGPYKDIGTPFKKMTPAQRKKMQGVVMNVYGQFVHAVAKARHLKVSYVKKYANGMVYSGEQALKLHLIDKLGDFQDAVKLAAKLSNIKGKPTVIYPIKKQSPIFQSFIKKAIETFIHKIGTESSFQGLDAITSLRLNL, from the coding sequence ATGAGTAATTCGAAGCATCCGTTTATTACGGGATTTGTCTTTTTGATTGTTTTTGTCGCTGTTTTCGGTTTAGGAATATATTTTATTTTGTTTAATTTTCAATCTAAGTCCGCAGAATATAATGTAGTACGCGGCACTTCCGCTTATGCTATAGGCGTAATAAATTTAGACGGTCCTATAACATCTTCTTCTAATTTTATATCCCTATTAAATCATTATAAACACGATTCATACGTTAAAGCAATTGTTATAAAAGTGGATTCTCCGGGAGGAGAAGTCGCACCGTCGCAGGCTATGTACGAACAGCTTATGAAGTTCAAAAAATATAAGAAAGTGGTTGTATCTATGGGTTCGGTTGCTGCATCTGGCGCATATTATATATCGTCTGCCGCAAATAAAATTGTTGCAGAACCAGGAACCCTGACCGGCTCAATAGGTGTGATTATGGAAATGCCTAATGTTTATAAACTGTTTAAAAAGGTAGGTATTTCTTATAATTATATTGTCAGCGGACCTTATAAAGATATAGGCACTCCGTTTAAAAAAATGACGCCTGCTCAAAGAAAAAAAATGCAGGGAGTAGTTATGAACGTTTACGGTCAGTTTGTTCACGCCGTTGCGAAAGCGAGGCATCTAAAAGTTTCTTATGTTAAAAAGTATGCCAACGGCATGGTTTATTCCGGAGAACAGGCTTTAAAGCTGCATCTTATAGATAAGCTCGGAGATTTTCAGGATGCTGTTAAATTGGCTGCAAAATTATCCAATATTAAAGGTAAACCGACGGTTATTTATCCGATTAAGAAACAATCGCCTATTTTTCAATCATTTATTAAAAAAGCTATTGAAACCTTTATTCATAAAATTGGAACGGAAAGCAGTTTTCAGGGATTAGATGCTATAACCTCTTTAAGATTAAATTTGTAG